In Coregonus clupeaformis isolate EN_2021a unplaced genomic scaffold, ASM2061545v1 scaf0588, whole genome shotgun sequence, the following are encoded in one genomic region:
- the LOC123485163 gene encoding histone H4-like has product MPQPAQFRPCGVHGEREYQSYKCNQVVLRDNIQGITKPAIRRLARRGGVKRISGLIYEETRGVLKVFLENVIRDAVTYTEHAKRKTVTAMDVVYALKRQGRTLYGFGRLNALSSEPQHPDFRTQRLF; this is encoded by the exons atgcctcagccGGCGCAGTTCAGACCGTGCGGcgttcacggagagcgggaataccagaGTTACAAGTGTAATCAAG tcgttctCCGCGATAACATCCAGGGAATCACCAAACCCGCTATCCGCCGTCTGGCTCGCCGCGGCGGCGTGAAGCGTATTTCCGGTCTGATCTACGAGGAGACCCGCGGTGTCCTGAAGGTGTTCCTGGAGAACGTGATCCGTGACGCAGTCACCTACACCGAACACGCCAAGAGGAAGACCGTTACCGCCATGGACGTGGTTTACGCTCTGAAACGTCAGGGACGCACCCTGTACGGTTTCGGGCGGTTAAACGCACTCTCTTCGGAACCTCAACACCCCGACTTtcgaacccaaaggctcttttaa
- the LOC121561410 gene encoding LOW QUALITY PROTEIN: histone H2B (The sequence of the model RefSeq protein was modified relative to this genomic sequence to represent the inferred CDS: deleted 2 bases in 2 codons), whose amino-acid sequence MPEPAKSAPKKGSKKAVTKTAGKGGKKRRKSRKESYAIYVYKVLKQVHPDTGISSKAMGIMNSFVNDILRRIAGESSRLAHYNKRSTITSREIQTAVRLLLPGELAKHAVSEGTKAVTKYTSSK is encoded by the exons ATGCCCGAGCCAGCAAAGTCAGCGCCCAAAAAGGGCTCCAAGAAAGCCGTCACCAAGACCGCAGGGAAGGGCGGCAAGAAGCGCAGAAAGTCCAGGAAGGAGAGTTACGCCATCTACGTGTACAAGGTCCTGAAGCAGGTCCAC CCCGACACCGGCATCTCCTCCAAGGCCATGGGAATCATGAAC TCGTTCGTGAACGACATCTTGAGGCGTATCGCCGGAGAGTCCTCTCGCCTGGCCCACTACAACAAGCGTTCTACCATCACCTCCAGGGAGATCCAGACCGCCGTGCGCCTGCTACTCCCCGGTGAACTTGCCAAACACGCCGTGTCCGAGGGCACCAAGGCCGTAACCAAGTACACCAGCTCCAAGTAA